From a region of the Hymenobacter jejuensis genome:
- a CDS encoding SDR family NAD(P)-dependent oxidoreductase yields MKHLHTLKSHTDTLAQNVFSLEGRLALITGGGSGIGLEIARCMAQAGARVIITGRREAVLQEAVAGLGESVDYVVNDITDLASTDDLVEQIELAHGPLDIVVNNAGINMKKPALEVTDEEFNRIIHTNLNSVFSLTRACAKRMVKRQHGVILMISSMAAYYGIDRVVAYAASKSAVEGMVKVLASEFSADGVRVNAIAPGFIETEMSRTAMNNDPERRDRAMRRTPMGKFGQPEDIGHAAVFLASDAARYITGASLPVDGGNSIGF; encoded by the coding sequence TGCATACCCTCAAGAGCCATACCGATACCCTGGCCCAGAACGTGTTTTCGCTGGAAGGTCGGTTGGCGCTGATTACCGGCGGCGGGAGCGGCATTGGGCTGGAAATTGCCCGCTGCATGGCGCAGGCCGGCGCCCGCGTCATCATCACGGGCCGCCGCGAAGCCGTGCTGCAGGAAGCCGTAGCCGGGCTGGGCGAGTCGGTCGATTACGTGGTGAACGACATCACTGACTTGGCCTCCACCGATGACTTGGTGGAGCAGATCGAGCTGGCTCACGGCCCGCTGGACATCGTGGTGAACAACGCCGGCATCAACATGAAGAAGCCCGCCTTGGAGGTCACCGACGAAGAGTTTAACCGCATCATTCACACCAACCTCAACTCGGTGTTTTCGCTGACGCGGGCCTGCGCCAAGCGCATGGTTAAGCGCCAGCACGGCGTGATCTTGATGATCTCGTCGATGGCGGCCTACTACGGCATCGACCGCGTGGTGGCCTACGCCGCCTCGAAGTCGGCGGTGGAAGGCATGGTTAAGGTGCTGGCCTCGGAGTTTTCGGCCGACGGTGTGCGGGTGAATGCCATTGCACCCGGCTTCATCGAAACCGAGATGAGCCGTACGGCCATGAACAACGACCCCGAACGCCGCGACCGGGCCATGCGCCGCACGCCCATGGGCAAGTTCGGCCAGCCCGAAGACATCGGCCACGCCGCGGTATTTCTTGCTTCCGACGCTGCCCGCTACATCACGGGCGCTTCGCTGCCGGTCGACGGCGGCAACTCAATTGGTTTTTAA